The following nucleotide sequence is from Sander vitreus isolate 19-12246 chromosome 3, sanVit1, whole genome shotgun sequence.
TCTGTATTTCAGGACATGTCTCGAGCCTCACTGGCGGAGCTGCTCCTGTCGGACCTCCTGCAGGTGGAGAACGAGGCTCTGGAGGAGGAGAACTTCCCTCTGGCTGAAGGGGAACCTGAAGACATCCATATGGATCTGGAACGAGCCGCTGCCGGCGGGCCGCTGCTCGCCCCCCGAGAGAGAAAAGCCGGCTGCAAGAACTTCTTCTGGAAGACATTCACTTCCTGCTGAGAGCCTCCTCCCCACCATCTTCATCACTTCCCTCCCGATGCTGTACAGAAACTGTGTGGATCCGACTATCGATGATTAGTTTGGATGcattgtttagatttttctgaGCTGAATGTAAACTTGATGAAACTATTTTTAATTGTCGGTTTGAATAAAATCTGTTTGAGACAAACAGTCGCTCGTGTCTgctgacagaggaggaaaaagaggaggaggagaagaaataaAACTCTTCATCCGTTTTTAATTGAAGCTGATAAAGCTGCCGGGTAAAACAGCATTTATTGAGGCTAATAAACCCATGGGGACCCATAGCAACTAGAAGAGAAATGATTTGGGTTTTTAATTGTTGTTTCTTCCTGAACATCACAGAtcacataataaaataataaaatcagaCCGGAGGCAAAAACATTGCAGCTGCTCAGAGTGAagagaaaaacataaataactTTTTACatcaatcagaatcagttttattggccaagtatacgtacatacacaaggaacttgactttggtaggtgttaactctctatacattcaacaaacaGACATGTAgtagacaaatagtaatatagacacatactgtacaatagagacaacaatatacatataggcacatatcaacataatatacaaaaatacaaatataagaCAATatcaagtacacatggagtgggatgtaaagtgcacaacgtaatagtgcaaagtagtgtgcGAGATGCATATTGGAGTGATAATAATGATGTAATGTGTAGAGAAGTGGGTGATGACCCCACTTATCTGCAGGTCAgtagagtgatggcagtgggaaagaagctgtgCTTGAAAAACTTAAAGAAATTAAAGACGTGACATGTTAAAACgatgaatacattttctatttaattTCATAATTGTTTTATCAAGAGAACGAGCAgaacacaggacacacacaacacgctTATTAAGAGCGATGAAAGAGAAAGCCGGAACAAAAGTAACAAGTTAAATAATAGGCAGAAATAGACAAATTGTAAAATGTATAGAGAGCTATTTAAAGGGCTGAGACCGGAGATTAGTGGCTGGAACATTATTATAGTGTTTGCAGAAGAAGGACATATCTgtccctatggtcccacagccctatggtcccacagccctatggtcccacatttctaagatttttcttaaacgtaggccctatgttagggtttgggttacattccatctgtagtccattgctactggataattggttgggtgtaattggctaccaaattgggagaaagggggatcaaatctgatacaaatttatgaaaaaggaaatgtgggaacatagggcataATTTTGGAAATGAAGctcagaaatgtgggaacatagggcctaattttttgtgaaaaaaaagaattcttagaaatgtgggaacataggcacgctccaaTCTGTGGAACATTATTATAGTGTTGGCAGAAGAAGGACATATCTGTGGAAGTGTTTATAAAGCAGTATTTCTAATGTGAAATGGGATTTTATTCCAAATATGAGATGAcacagagaaaatgaaagcagcTATGGGGTTCcggagagaggaagaggttaTTATGTATGTAGTTGATTGTACAGACAAGGGCCTGAAGTTAACAAGTCTCGatgcagtttgtgaaatggtcacgtaattaatctattgatttgtgtacacggacacgtttatctcgttttgttcgtggtggtcagcacggcttttaaactaatgtatttcaatgggaagcaccTTTGGTGATCACAGCATGATTCTtttggaaaacaatgccaatgtaaagtcaatgagaagatgtcgtagcactaagagcgactacagtagagagtagtatgaaagcccgaaaatccacataggtaggttggttgggggggtggatgggtcaaacaacacatgactttcacccaggagaccagggatcgtgtcccgcgtgtcatatttcctaaacccaactgttcagttcttcttttact
It contains:
- the sst1.1 gene encoding somatostatin 1, tandem duplicate 1; this encodes MKMLCSSHLLLLLLSLTASISCSSAAQRDAKLRLLLHRTPLLQGSKQDMSRASLAELLLSDLLQVENEALEEENFPLAEGEPEDIHMDLERAAAGGPLLAPRERKAGCKNFFWKTFTSC